The following proteins are encoded in a genomic region of Verrucomicrobiia bacterium:
- a CDS encoding PAS domain S-box protein, whose protein sequence is MPAAKSRLMDGAAGALEGPSGGPMNDLANLAAQVVLATGSLVVLSGEDGLRIEGQYGLSQEHEGALLGLCRRLLDSGQWQEVREPTELTGTGFRWVALLPLESTVNDGLGALVLLDRSPRRLTTSQRAAMQTIARQVRLQLEYREHASSVASAEESQRRMEAALRRTEAFYQALVESLPQNILRKDLNGRFTFVNKRFAATLKKPVEEIIGRTDFDLFPKELAAQYQADDRRVLASGEPFETTEAHVTPDGETHWVHVIKTPILDAAGQPVGLQGIFWDVTREKRTAEKLAEAESNYRSIVENAGEGIFQTTPDGQYIRANQALARIYGFDSPQELIRSRRNIGRELYLQAGRRQQFVEALQRSDRLDGFESQIFRRDGSIIWISENARAVRDALGRVVCYEGTVEDVTARKRAEEELSRANTELAAARDAALQSAQAKSRFLANTSHEIRTPMNGIIGMTRALLETPLTPEQREYAETVQHSAEALLTIINDVLDFSKIEAGKISLQTEDFPLRETVEDVAELLAERAYHKGLDFAVWVDHRLPAKVRGDSARFRQILTNLLGNAIKFTLQGEVTVRVEEVSREGDQVTLEVAIRDTGIGIPEHAKRTIFGAFEQADMSTTRRFGGTGLGLSISKQLVERMGGRIGFESAEGRGSCFRFSVRVGIVEAAAPPAGLPLAATTGGPPRFLVADEHAATRESLQYDLLGFGFRADAVASGHEALLLLESAHAAGDPYVAVLADLQLPDMDGLTFVHDAHMRPGLEGLRVILMSPVGQRLDPGLLRAVGCAGALARPVRQARLREVVGRLLRGEDVLAISEERTVSAVAGRAGAERPLRVLLAEDNLVNQKVAVGLLKKLGQVTDLAGDGRQVLEAVRRENYDVVLMDCQMPELDGYETTRQLRRLEGAGELGNGRPLYVVALTANAMAGDRERCLACGMDDFLTKPLDEGLLRAALHRARGARDGAPAPVAATGEVPEPAEPVLDPSLLDRFRPLRTPGQPDPVTELVDLFVSDLGPRLDALRSAAVVGDFTAVLAAAHTLKGIAGNIGGRRLAALCAHLESEVAQGRGGEWQAGVEAIEASARELVAALEAEKSR, encoded by the coding sequence GGGGAGGATGGACTGCGGATCGAGGGGCAATATGGTCTCTCGCAGGAGCATGAGGGTGCGCTGCTCGGACTTTGCCGTCGGCTTCTGGACAGCGGTCAGTGGCAGGAGGTGCGCGAGCCAACGGAGCTGACGGGAACCGGATTTCGATGGGTGGCCCTGCTGCCCCTGGAATCCACGGTCAATGATGGTCTTGGGGCCTTGGTGCTGCTCGACCGGTCCCCACGGCGGCTGACGACCAGCCAGCGGGCGGCCATGCAGACCATTGCGCGCCAGGTGCGGCTGCAATTGGAGTACCGGGAGCATGCCTCCTCGGTGGCCTCCGCCGAGGAATCCCAGCGGCGCATGGAGGCGGCCCTGCGGCGGACCGAGGCCTTCTATCAGGCGCTGGTGGAGAGCCTGCCCCAGAACATCCTGCGCAAGGACCTCAACGGCCGCTTCACCTTCGTCAACAAGCGGTTTGCCGCGACATTGAAAAAACCGGTGGAGGAGATCATCGGACGCACGGATTTTGACCTGTTTCCCAAGGAACTGGCCGCCCAATACCAGGCGGATGACCGGCGGGTGCTGGCGAGCGGGGAGCCCTTCGAGACCACCGAGGCGCATGTGACGCCCGACGGCGAGACCCACTGGGTGCATGTCATCAAGACGCCCATCCTCGACGCGGCGGGCCAGCCGGTCGGACTGCAGGGCATCTTCTGGGATGTCACCCGGGAGAAACGCACCGCGGAGAAGCTCGCCGAGGCCGAGAGCAACTACCGGAGCATCGTGGAGAACGCGGGTGAGGGAATCTTCCAGACGACGCCCGATGGGCAGTACATCCGTGCCAATCAGGCCCTCGCCCGGATCTATGGCTTTGATTCCCCGCAGGAGCTCATCCGGTCCCGGCGCAACATCGGCCGGGAACTCTACCTGCAGGCGGGCCGGCGGCAGCAGTTTGTGGAGGCCCTGCAGCGCTCGGACCGGCTGGACGGCTTCGAGAGCCAGATCTTCCGGCGGGACGGCAGCATCATCTGGATTTCCGAGAACGCCCGCGCGGTGCGGGACGCCCTGGGCCGCGTGGTCTGCTACGAAGGGACGGTTGAGGATGTCACCGCCCGGAAGCGCGCCGAGGAGGAGCTGAGCCGGGCCAACACGGAGCTGGCAGCGGCGCGGGACGCGGCCCTCCAGAGCGCGCAGGCCAAGTCGCGCTTCCTGGCCAACACCAGCCACGAGATTCGCACGCCGATGAACGGCATCATCGGCATGACCCGGGCGCTCCTGGAGACGCCCCTCACGCCGGAACAGCGCGAGTATGCCGAGACCGTGCAGCACAGCGCGGAGGCGCTGCTGACGATCATCAATGATGTGCTCGACTTCTCGAAAATCGAGGCCGGAAAGATCTCGCTGCAGACCGAAGACTTTCCCTTGCGGGAGACCGTGGAGGATGTTGCCGAGCTGCTCGCGGAGCGTGCGTACCACAAGGGACTGGACTTCGCGGTGTGGGTGGACCACCGGCTGCCCGCCAAGGTGCGGGGGGATTCGGCGCGCTTCCGTCAGATCCTCACCAACCTCCTGGGCAACGCGATCAAGTTTACCCTCCAGGGCGAGGTGACCGTGCGCGTCGAAGAGGTGTCCCGCGAGGGCGACCAGGTCACGCTGGAGGTGGCGATCCGCGATACCGGCATCGGGATTCCCGAGCACGCCAAGCGCACGATCTTCGGGGCCTTCGAGCAGGCCGACATGTCCACCACCCGACGATTCGGGGGCACGGGACTGGGCCTGTCCATCAGCAAGCAACTGGTGGAGCGGATGGGGGGGCGCATCGGATTCGAAAGCGCGGAGGGCCGGGGATCCTGCTTCCGCTTCAGCGTCCGGGTGGGGATTGTCGAGGCGGCGGCCCCTCCGGCGGGCCTCCCCCTGGCGGCGACCACCGGCGGCCCGCCCCGGTTCCTGGTGGCCGATGAGCATGCGGCCACCCGTGAGTCGCTCCAATATGATTTGTTGGGCTTCGGCTTCCGGGCCGACGCGGTGGCGTCGGGCCACGAGGCGCTGCTGCTCCTGGAGTCGGCCCACGCGGCCGGCGATCCCTACGTGGCCGTGCTGGCCGACCTTCAGCTGCCGGACATGGACGGCCTGACCTTCGTCCATGACGCCCACATGCGCCCCGGACTTGAGGGCCTGAGGGTGATTCTGATGTCACCCGTCGGACAGCGCCTCGATCCTGGATTGCTGCGTGCTGTTGGATGTGCCGGAGCGCTGGCACGACCGGTGCGGCAGGCCCGGCTCCGGGAGGTGGTCGGGCGGCTGCTTCGGGGTGAGGATGTGCTGGCGATATCCGAGGAGCGGACCGTCTCCGCGGTGGCCGGGCGCGCCGGGGCGGAACGGCCGCTTCGGGTGCTGCTGGCGGAGGACAATCTCGTCAATCAGAAGGTCGCCGTCGGCCTGTTGAAGAAGCTGGGGCAGGTGACGGACCTGGCGGGCGATGGTCGGCAGGTCCTGGAGGCGGTTCGCAGGGAGAACTATGACGTGGTGCTGATGGATTGCCAGATGCCGGAACTCGATGGGTATGAGACGACCCGCCAGTTGAGACGATTGGAAGGCGCCGGAGAGTTGGGCAATGGCCGACCTTTGTATGTCGTGGCGCTCACGGCCAATGCCATGGCCGGCGACCGGGAGCGGTGCCTGGCCTGCGGCATGGACGATTTCCTCACCAAGCCTCTGGATGAGGGACTGCTGCGGGCGGCGTTGCATCGGGCCCGAGGTGCCCGCGATGGTGCCCCGGCGCCAGTGGCAGCGACGGGCGAAGTTCCCGAGCCCGCCGAGCCGGTGCTCGATCCATCCCTGCTCGACCGGTTTCGTCCGCTGCGGACCCCCGGCCAGCCCGATCCGGTGACGGAGCTTGTGGATTTGTTTGTCTCGGATCTCGGGCCGAGGCTGGACGCCCTGCGGTCGGCTGCGGTCGTGGGAGATTTTACCGCGGTGCTTGCCGCCGCGCACACCCTGAAGGGCATCGCCGGAAACATCGGCGGGCGCCGCCTGGCGGCGTTGTGCGCCCACTTGGAATCCGAGGTTGCCCAAGGCAGGGGCGGCGAATGGCAGGCAGGCGTGGAGGCGATTGAAGCGTCCGCCCGTGAACTGGTCGCGGCGCTGGAAGCGGAGAAGTCCCGATGA
- a CDS encoding arylsulfatase — MRVLTAMIVLWTLAGEPSFLAAASPRPNILLILADDLGFSDTGCYGGEILTPHLDALAARGLRFTQFYNTSRCWPSRAALLTGYYAQQIRRDTVPGVRSGPGGVRPTWAPLLPVLLRPAGYRSYHAGKWHLDGGSRDGGFDRSYRIEDHDRYFGPLIRFEDDRPLPPVEPGRSYYTTTAIVDRLATYLEDHVTGHPGQPFFAYLAFMAPHFPLQAPSEDIVRVQDRYGPGWDVLRAARARRIRDLGLVGHEPPEVEAGIGPPYDFSESLASLGAAEVRLPIPWTALSPQQRAFQAKKMAIHAAMIERMDLEIGRLMALLNRLGVGDNTLVLFLSDNGASAELMVRGAGHDPAAVPGSVGSYLCLGPGWSGVANTPFRRHKTWVHEGGIATPLIASWPAGIPGRGELRRGSGHVIDVVPTLLELAGVSEAAAGVDEGVARRPGRSLIGQLKADIGHRPEPLWWQHEGNRALRLGDWKIVASGEGVPWELYDLAVDRGEVVNLAVRDPGRVRDLDARWTELRESFIRAARGSP, encoded by the coding sequence ATGCGGGTGCTGACGGCGATGATCGTGCTGTGGACGCTGGCTGGTGAGCCTTCGTTCCTGGCGGCTGCGTCGCCGCGTCCCAACATCCTGCTGATCCTGGCTGACGACCTCGGGTTTTCGGACACCGGCTGTTACGGGGGGGAGATTCTGACACCCCATCTGGACGCCCTGGCGGCGCGCGGGCTGCGATTCACGCAATTTTACAACACGTCGCGGTGCTGGCCGTCGAGGGCGGCGCTGCTGACCGGGTATTACGCCCAACAGATCCGGCGGGACACCGTTCCCGGAGTTCGGAGCGGGCCCGGCGGGGTGCGGCCCACCTGGGCGCCCCTGTTGCCCGTGCTTTTGCGTCCTGCCGGATACCGCTCTTATCATGCCGGCAAGTGGCACCTCGATGGTGGCTCCCGGGATGGCGGGTTCGACCGCTCGTACCGCATCGAGGATCATGACCGTTACTTCGGTCCGCTGATCCGTTTCGAAGATGACCGGCCGTTGCCCCCGGTTGAACCGGGCCGGAGCTACTACACCACCACGGCGATCGTGGACCGGCTGGCGACGTATCTGGAGGACCACGTGACCGGCCATCCGGGGCAACCCTTCTTTGCGTATCTGGCCTTCATGGCACCTCACTTTCCCCTGCAGGCGCCGTCGGAGGATATCGTCCGGGTGCAGGATCGCTATGGACCCGGCTGGGACGTCTTGCGTGCGGCGCGGGCCCGTCGGATCCGCGATCTCGGTCTGGTGGGTCACGAGCCTCCTGAAGTGGAGGCAGGAATCGGGCCGCCTTATGACTTTTCGGAGTCCCTGGCCTCCCTCGGAGCGGCCGAGGTCCGGCTTCCGATCCCCTGGACCGCCCTGTCACCGCAACAGCGTGCGTTTCAAGCGAAGAAGATGGCGATCCATGCCGCCATGATTGAGCGGATGGACCTCGAGATCGGACGGCTCATGGCGCTCCTGAACCGCTTGGGGGTGGGGGACAATACCCTTGTGTTGTTTCTGTCGGACAACGGGGCCTCCGCGGAGCTGATGGTGCGTGGTGCCGGACATGATCCGGCCGCCGTGCCTGGATCTGTGGGATCGTATCTTTGCCTTGGACCGGGCTGGTCTGGCGTCGCCAACACACCGTTTCGCCGGCACAAGACCTGGGTTCATGAGGGGGGCATTGCGACCCCGCTCATTGCCAGCTGGCCGGCGGGCATTCCGGGGAGGGGCGAACTGCGGCGTGGATCGGGGCACGTGATTGATGTGGTTCCCACGCTCCTCGAGTTGGCGGGAGTGTCAGAGGCAGCGGCAGGGGTGGACGAAGGGGTGGCGCGGCGTCCGGGCCGGAGCCTGATCGGGCAGTTGAAGGCGGACATCGGTCATCGCCCCGAGCCTTTGTGGTGGCAACATGAAGGGAACCGGGCCCTGCGGCTTGGCGACTGGAAGATTGTGGCCTCGGGGGAAGGGGTTCCGTGGGAATTGTACGATCTTGCCGTGGACCGTGGGGAGGTGGTGAACCTGGCGGTGCGTGATCCGGGGCGGGTCCGCGACCTCGACGCCCGGTGGACAGAACTCCGCGAGTCCTTCATCCGCGCGGCGCGCGGGTCCCCGTGA
- a CDS encoding SPFH domain-containing protein has product MLLLNLAFMGGAIALIVRAIIGANRDESFVALLVIGLLGLALTIVVWAGFFTLQPNESRVLILFGAYRGTIRRSGFHWTNPFYSRHAKISLRRRNLNGERLKVNDKRGNPIEIAAVVVWRVRDTAQAAFDVQDYENYVEVQSESAVRHLASRYAYDHGEDDEFTLRAGGDEVNAALTGELQERLALAGVQVDEARITHLAYAPEIAQAMLRRQQAEAVIAARTKIVQGAVSMVEMALNELGARGVVTLDPERRASMVSNLLVVLCGEAEVSPVINTGTLYH; this is encoded by the coding sequence ATGTTGTTGCTGAACCTGGCCTTCATGGGGGGGGCAATCGCCCTGATTGTCCGGGCCATCATCGGGGCCAACCGGGACGAATCCTTTGTCGCGCTCCTTGTGATCGGATTACTGGGTCTGGCCCTCACCATCGTTGTCTGGGCCGGCTTTTTCACCCTGCAACCCAACGAGTCCAGAGTTCTGATTCTCTTTGGAGCCTACCGCGGAACCATCCGTCGCAGCGGGTTCCACTGGACCAATCCCTTCTATTCCCGGCACGCAAAGATCTCCCTGCGCCGGCGCAACCTGAACGGCGAGCGCCTCAAGGTGAACGACAAGCGGGGCAATCCGATTGAAATCGCAGCCGTCGTGGTCTGGAGGGTGCGCGACACCGCCCAGGCGGCCTTTGATGTGCAGGACTACGAGAACTACGTGGAAGTCCAGAGCGAATCCGCCGTGCGACATCTGGCCTCCCGCTACGCGTACGACCACGGCGAGGACGATGAATTCACCCTCCGCGCCGGCGGCGACGAGGTGAACGCGGCACTGACCGGGGAGTTGCAGGAGCGGCTGGCGCTGGCCGGCGTCCAGGTGGACGAGGCGCGCATCACCCACCTGGCCTACGCGCCGGAAATCGCCCAGGCCATGCTGCGCCGCCAGCAGGCCGAGGCCGTGATCGCTGCCCGGACAAAAATCGTGCAGGGCGCCGTCAGCATGGTCGAAATGGCGCTGAACGAACTCGGAGCCCGCGGCGTGGTGACGCTCGATCCCGAACGCAGGGCTTCCATGGTCAGCAACCTGCTCGTCGTGCTGTGCGGTGAGGCCGAGGTGAGCCCGGTCATCAACACCGGCACCCTCTATCACTGA
- the rho gene encoding transcription termination factor Rho, protein MDSDDETPKAVSPAAETEIGVPGPLAPLAPPAFSSRTPAPGSESSGPAPGDDAEPEAAPPAAFFEPRTLQLHQLQPMPITRLSELAKEFGIENYGTLKRQEIIFQIVQRNLQAGGTIYTRGTLEVMPEGFGFLRSAAFNYLPCPEDIYVSPSQIRRFDLQSGDDIEGQVRPPKDKEKFYALLRVEKVAGNDPDVAKEKTLFENLTPLFPNQRVILETTGEELNTRVVDLVCPVGKGTRGLIVAPPRTGKTVLMQKLANAVLKNSPDIYLIILLIDERPEEVTDMERTCRGAEVVSSTFDEPPERHVQVAEMVIEKAKRMVEHKRDVMILLDSITRLARAYNTVQPHSGKILSGGVDANALHKPKRFFGAARNIEEGGSLTIMATALVDTGSRMDEVIFEEFKGTGNMEIHLDRALVDRRIFPTINIERSGTRKEELLYHPDEYSRIAVLRRALVGVPPVEAMDLLLTKLKKTPNNIMFLLSMGAQAR, encoded by the coding sequence ATGGACAGCGACGATGAGACGCCCAAGGCGGTCTCTCCCGCCGCCGAAACGGAAATCGGGGTTCCCGGCCCGCTGGCGCCACTGGCGCCGCCCGCCTTTTCCAGCCGGACCCCGGCACCGGGATCCGAATCCTCCGGACCCGCTCCCGGCGACGATGCGGAACCTGAAGCGGCGCCACCCGCGGCGTTTTTCGAACCCAGGACCCTGCAGTTGCACCAGCTGCAGCCGATGCCGATCACCCGGCTCAGCGAGCTGGCGAAGGAGTTCGGCATCGAGAATTACGGCACGCTCAAGCGGCAGGAGATCATCTTCCAGATCGTCCAACGTAATTTGCAGGCCGGCGGGACCATCTACACCCGGGGCACCCTGGAAGTCATGCCCGAGGGATTCGGCTTCCTCCGGTCCGCCGCGTTCAACTACCTGCCCTGCCCCGAAGACATCTATGTCTCGCCCTCGCAGATCCGCCGGTTCGATCTTCAGAGCGGCGACGACATCGAGGGCCAGGTTCGCCCCCCCAAGGACAAGGAAAAATTCTACGCGCTGCTCCGCGTTGAGAAGGTTGCCGGCAACGACCCCGACGTCGCCAAGGAGAAGACCCTCTTCGAGAACCTGACACCGCTGTTCCCGAACCAGCGCGTCATCCTTGAAACCACCGGTGAGGAGCTCAACACCCGGGTCGTGGACCTCGTCTGCCCCGTCGGCAAAGGCACCCGGGGCCTCATCGTAGCCCCCCCCCGCACGGGCAAGACCGTGCTGATGCAGAAACTGGCCAATGCCGTCCTCAAAAACAGTCCCGACATCTACCTGATCATCCTGCTCATTGACGAGCGCCCGGAGGAGGTCACAGACATGGAGCGCACGTGCCGGGGCGCCGAGGTGGTCAGCTCCACCTTTGACGAACCACCGGAGCGTCACGTCCAGGTCGCCGAGATGGTCATCGAAAAGGCCAAGCGCATGGTCGAACACAAGCGGGATGTCATGATCCTTCTGGATTCCATCACGCGCCTGGCCCGCGCCTACAACACCGTCCAGCCCCACTCGGGCAAGATTCTGTCCGGTGGTGTGGATGCCAACGCCCTCCACAAGCCCAAGCGCTTCTTCGGCGCGGCGCGAAACATCGAGGAGGGCGGATCGCTGACCATCATGGCGACGGCGCTCGTGGACACCGGCAGCCGCATGGATGAGGTGATCTTTGAGGAGTTCAAGGGCACCGGAAACATGGAGATCCACCTCGACCGCGCCTTGGTGGACCGGCGGATCTTCCCGACGATCAACATCGAGCGTTCCGGAACCCGCAAGGAGGAGCTGCTGTATCACCCCGACGAGTACTCGCGCATCGCCGTGCTGCGGCGGGCGCTGGTCGGCGTTCCTCCCGTCGAGGCCATGGACCTCCTGCTGACGAAGCTCAAAAAGACGCCGAACAACATCATGTTCCTGCTCTCCATGGGCGCCCAGGCCCGGTAG
- a CDS encoding OmpA family protein encodes MPRSTWIIAAFLSVIAVAAVGVLQLRNAAAARQRAEESAKVARQEFAAAEEARALQAAELQVAQSRVAELEEAVAKVEQAQSGLEQQLRTELESREITISELRGRLTVNILDRVLFDSGEARLKPEGEAVLRKVAEVLTQFPERAVQVVGHTDTAPIRGRTAEGYADNWSLSAGRAVAAVRFLSESAGVSPKRLSAVGCGEFHPVDTNDTVEGRARNRRIAVVVLPQEFAAPDVRETPVPPPADTIPHPAQTPEF; translated from the coding sequence ATGCCAAGAAGCACTTGGATCATTGCCGCGTTCCTCTCGGTGATCGCCGTGGCTGCGGTGGGCGTCCTGCAGCTGCGCAACGCCGCGGCGGCCCGCCAGCGCGCCGAGGAGTCCGCAAAGGTGGCCCGGCAGGAGTTCGCCGCAGCCGAGGAGGCCCGCGCCCTCCAGGCCGCGGAGCTCCAGGTCGCGCAATCCCGGGTCGCTGAACTGGAGGAGGCCGTCGCGAAGGTCGAGCAGGCGCAGTCCGGCCTCGAGCAACAGCTTCGCACGGAACTGGAGTCCCGTGAGATCACGATCTCCGAGCTGCGGGGACGCCTCACGGTCAACATCCTGGACCGGGTGCTCTTCGACTCGGGCGAAGCCCGCCTCAAGCCCGAGGGCGAAGCGGTGCTGCGAAAGGTCGCAGAAGTGCTCACCCAGTTTCCGGAACGTGCCGTTCAGGTGGTCGGCCATACCGACACGGCGCCCATCCGGGGTCGCACCGCGGAAGGGTATGCGGACAACTGGTCCCTTTCAGCCGGACGCGCGGTCGCGGCGGTCCGCTTTCTTTCGGAGTCCGCCGGTGTGAGCCCGAAGCGACTGAGCGCCGTGGGATGCGGGGAATTCCATCCCGTGGACACCAACGACACGGTGGAGGGACGGGCACGCAACCGCCGGATTGCGGTGGTGGTGCTCCCCCAGGAATTTGCGGCGCCCGACGTCCGGGAAACACCAGTCCCTCCTCCGGCCGACACCATTCCGCATCCCGCGCAGACGCCGGAGTTTTGA